Proteins from one Microbacterium hatanonis genomic window:
- a CDS encoding acyl-CoA dehydrogenase family protein, with protein MTSEASRVAAARPAPSPDLTADDMVAAAQAMIPLLRERAADVDADRRISADTYRRLGDAGFFHMLKPKKYGGLELSEHEHARVAMNLARGCTSTAWVFSILSSDNTAILAFPEEVQDEIWGPDTFATLAGNTNMNPKAVAEKVRGGYRLTGQWGFCSGSDFSEWLIFNAPAGDDGEGHMFVLPHSDAETVDDWYPTGMRGTGSRTMSVSDVFVPEHRVQLAKDTVHKLKERRALHPTFDTMWATWPSNGRFPFASCAVGAAWGAAEHFAETVGTSTRVANALGGAVRLSESDYVASEFAQAQGDAEMARLLIEKRSLQASERARARVESTEAEVARDLRDNALSTRTALRSVQQIFSLVGAKAGNASHPVSRAKRDVEMISHHVTLNWRQGAVRYLAAVS; from the coding sequence ATGACATCCGAAGCCAGCAGGGTCGCCGCAGCGCGGCCCGCCCCCTCTCCCGACCTCACGGCCGACGACATGGTCGCCGCCGCCCAGGCGATGATCCCCCTGCTGCGGGAACGGGCGGCCGACGTCGATGCGGATCGCCGCATCTCCGCCGACACCTATCGTCGTCTGGGGGACGCCGGGTTCTTCCACATGCTGAAGCCGAAGAAGTACGGCGGCCTCGAATTGAGCGAGCACGAGCACGCCCGGGTGGCCATGAACCTCGCGCGCGGCTGCACCTCGACGGCGTGGGTCTTCAGCATCCTGAGCTCCGACAACACCGCCATCCTGGCCTTCCCCGAAGAGGTCCAGGACGAGATCTGGGGCCCCGACACGTTCGCGACCCTGGCTGGCAACACCAACATGAACCCGAAGGCCGTCGCCGAGAAGGTGCGCGGCGGGTACCGTCTCACCGGGCAGTGGGGGTTCTGCAGCGGCTCGGACTTCTCGGAGTGGCTGATCTTCAACGCGCCCGCGGGCGACGACGGCGAGGGGCACATGTTCGTGCTCCCGCACTCCGACGCGGAGACCGTCGACGACTGGTACCCCACCGGGATGCGCGGCACGGGAAGCCGCACCATGTCGGTGAGCGACGTGTTCGTCCCCGAGCACCGGGTGCAGCTGGCGAAGGACACGGTCCACAAGCTCAAGGAGCGGCGTGCGCTCCACCCGACCTTCGACACGATGTGGGCGACATGGCCCTCGAACGGACGTTTCCCGTTCGCCTCGTGCGCGGTCGGGGCGGCCTGGGGGGCGGCCGAGCACTTCGCCGAGACGGTCGGTACCAGCACCCGTGTCGCGAACGCCCTCGGCGGGGCCGTGCGTCTGAGCGAATCGGACTACGTCGCCTCCGAGTTCGCCCAGGCGCAGGGGGACGCCGAGATGGCACGCCTCCTCATCGAGAAGCGCAGTCTGCAGGCCTCGGAGCGAGCGCGGGCCCGCGTCGAGTCCACCGAGGCGGAGGTGGCACGAGATCTGCGCGACAACGCCCTCTCCACCCGCACCGCGCTCCGCAGCGTTCAGCAGATCTTCTCCCTCGTCGGAGCGAAGGCGGGCAACGCGTCGCACCCGGTGTCCCGGGCGAAGCGAGACGTGGAGATGATCTCGCACCACGTCACGCTCAACTGGCGCCAGGGAGCGGTACGGTACCTCGCTGCCGTGTCCTGA
- a CDS encoding LysR family transcriptional regulator has translation MDNLSDEMIDAGLFRAELTFRQLAHFVAAAEEGTISGAARRLQFSASAIAASITELERVLGAELCIRRRAQGITLTSTGSLVLPRARRLLSEVAELGFAVRGDGEQLVGPLVVGCFVTLAPAILPRVLEEFEDLHPRVSIDFTVDAQDELRAALLAGSIDAAIMYAMGDMDDLESFVLYEARGYALFGESNPLARQDTVTVQQLAEAPLVLFDQTPSTRYAMSLFDGHGVVPRVRHRTHVFELTRSIVARSDSAYAILVQRPSNKSSYEGLPIVEKEIEPTPPPVSVVFAWARGTSPSQRTLALAELMRAQYPRAASTL, from the coding sequence ATGGACAATCTCAGTGACGAGATGATCGACGCCGGGCTCTTCCGGGCGGAACTGACCTTCCGGCAGCTGGCGCACTTCGTGGCGGCTGCGGAGGAGGGGACCATCAGCGGGGCGGCCCGACGGCTGCAGTTCTCGGCGTCGGCGATCGCCGCGTCGATCACCGAACTGGAACGTGTCCTCGGGGCGGAGCTCTGCATCCGACGGCGCGCGCAGGGCATCACCCTCACCTCGACCGGTTCGCTCGTGCTGCCGAGAGCGCGGCGACTGCTGTCGGAGGTCGCCGAGCTCGGTTTCGCCGTCCGCGGGGATGGCGAGCAGCTCGTGGGTCCGTTGGTGGTCGGATGCTTCGTGACCCTGGCGCCCGCGATCCTCCCACGGGTGCTCGAGGAGTTCGAAGACCTGCACCCCCGCGTCTCGATCGACTTCACCGTCGATGCGCAGGACGAGCTGCGCGCCGCGCTGTTGGCCGGCTCGATCGACGCCGCCATCATGTACGCGATGGGCGACATGGACGACCTCGAGTCGTTCGTCCTCTACGAGGCGCGCGGCTATGCGCTCTTCGGGGAGTCGAACCCGTTGGCGCGGCAGGACACGGTCACCGTCCAGCAGCTCGCGGAGGCGCCCCTGGTGCTGTTCGATCAGACGCCCAGCACGCGCTACGCGATGTCGCTGTTCGACGGGCACGGCGTCGTGCCGCGCGTGCGGCACCGCACGCACGTGTTCGAGCTCACGCGCTCGATCGTGGCGCGGTCCGACTCGGCGTACGCGATCCTCGTCCAACGCCCCTCCAACAAGAGCAGCTACGAGGGCCTGCCCATCGTGGAGAAGGAGATCGAGCCCACTCCGCCGCCGGTCTCCGTGGTGTTCGCCTGGGCCCGCGGGACGTCGCCGTCGCAGCGCACCCTGGCTCTCGCCGAGCTCATGCGCGCCCAGTACCCGCGGGCGGCTTCCACGCTCTGA
- a CDS encoding ABC transporter substrate-binding protein, protein MKISAHTRRAGAAIAAAALLAGSLAACARGGDSPSDASASSPGITDTTITFGSTAPLTGPAAGVGNCAIDGATAYFEMRNAEGGIAFGDGKTRTVEFRAYDDGYDPQRAAANFQQMVSDGVVGAALSLGTPTNRAWREAAIAEEVPQVLLQTGDPIFSDRAESPWQLGLLPIYQLEGEAFGRMLVDSGETHEVAVLFQNDDFGEGYVEGLKRAIEGSENVTIVKEVGYEATATDVSAQVTDLASTGADVFYNAMSSLAPLVIGSLQQAASLNWTPSVFLPSTSSSPAALLTPSGVADRFPAIYTTASSASASAPDFATSEDGTEFLDALAEYTNQDAAPGFPQCLWGWIGASILEEAFTHMQEPTRESFMTALRDISDFEAPFLLPGATISTTEDGLPAMSDVQVMGYNGAGFSPAG, encoded by the coding sequence ATGAAGATTTCCGCACACACCCGCCGCGCCGGGGCCGCGATCGCGGCCGCGGCCCTGTTGGCCGGATCCTTGGCCGCCTGCGCGCGAGGAGGCGACAGCCCGTCGGACGCGAGCGCCTCGTCGCCGGGGATCACCGACACCACCATCACCTTCGGGTCGACCGCACCCTTGACGGGGCCTGCGGCGGGCGTGGGCAACTGCGCCATCGACGGTGCGACGGCGTACTTCGAGATGCGCAACGCCGAGGGCGGAATCGCCTTCGGCGACGGCAAGACGCGCACCGTCGAGTTCCGCGCATACGACGACGGATACGACCCGCAGCGGGCTGCGGCGAACTTCCAGCAGATGGTCTCGGACGGCGTCGTCGGCGCCGCGCTGAGTCTCGGTACGCCGACGAACCGCGCCTGGCGGGAGGCCGCCATCGCCGAGGAGGTGCCCCAGGTGCTGCTGCAGACGGGTGACCCCATCTTCAGCGACCGGGCGGAGAGCCCCTGGCAGCTCGGACTCCTGCCGATCTACCAGCTCGAGGGCGAGGCCTTCGGCAGGATGCTGGTCGACAGCGGGGAGACGCACGAAGTGGCGGTCCTCTTCCAGAACGACGACTTCGGCGAGGGCTACGTCGAGGGGCTCAAGCGGGCCATCGAAGGCTCGGAGAACGTGACGATCGTGAAGGAGGTCGGCTACGAGGCGACCGCGACCGACGTCTCGGCACAGGTGACCGATCTCGCATCCACGGGCGCCGACGTCTTCTACAACGCCATGTCGTCGCTCGCGCCGCTGGTGATCGGTTCGCTGCAGCAGGCAGCCTCGCTGAACTGGACCCCGAGCGTGTTCCTCCCGTCCACCTCGTCGAGCCCGGCGGCGCTGCTGACGCCCTCCGGCGTGGCCGACCGCTTCCCCGCGATCTACACGACGGCGTCGTCGGCGTCGGCCAGCGCCCCCGACTTCGCGACGAGCGAGGACGGCACGGAGTTCCTCGACGCCCTCGCGGAGTACACGAACCAGGATGCCGCCCCCGGATTCCCGCAGTGCCTGTGGGGATGGATCGGTGCGTCGATCCTCGAGGAGGCGTTCACCCACATGCAGGAGCCCACGCGGGAGTCGTTCATGACGGCACTGCGCGACATCTCCGACTTCGAAGCACCGTTCCTCCTGCCCGGCGCGACGATCAGCACGACCGAGGACGGCCTGCCCGCGATGAGCGACGTGCAGGTGATGGGTTACAACGGCGCCGGATTCTCTCCGGCCGGATGA